In Burkholderia gladioli, a genomic segment contains:
- a CDS encoding OmpA family protein gives MNTKIATRLSVFALAGALLAGCASPQGNNTAVGTGAGAALGAGIGALAGGGKGAAIGAGVGALVGGVTGYNWQAIKNRLAPSAQKTGTQVTEQPDGSLKLNVPSSVTFATDQYAITPAFAPLLNDLASTLNQNPQITASVVGYTDSTGSAAHNQTLSQNRAQSVVTALVQRGVAGGRLGAQGMGASNPVADNATEAGRAQNRRVEIYLRAPQQPQQ, from the coding sequence ATGAATACCAAAATCGCGACGCGCTTGTCCGTCTTCGCCCTCGCAGGCGCCCTGCTGGCTGGCTGCGCCTCGCCGCAAGGCAACAACACCGCCGTCGGCACCGGTGCCGGCGCGGCACTCGGCGCGGGCATCGGCGCTCTCGCGGGCGGCGGCAAGGGCGCGGCGATCGGCGCCGGCGTCGGCGCCCTGGTCGGCGGCGTGACCGGCTACAACTGGCAGGCGATCAAGAACCGCCTGGCACCGTCGGCCCAGAAGACCGGCACCCAGGTGACGGAACAGCCGGACGGCTCGCTGAAGCTGAACGTGCCGAGCTCGGTGACCTTCGCGACCGACCAGTACGCGATCACGCCGGCCTTCGCCCCGCTGCTCAACGACCTGGCCTCGACGCTGAACCAGAACCCGCAGATCACCGCCTCGGTGGTCGGCTACACCGACAGCACGGGTTCGGCCGCGCATAACCAGACGCTGTCGCAGAACCGCGCGCAAAGCGTGGTGACCGCGCTGGTGCAGCGCGGCGTCGCGGGCGGCCGCCTGGGCGCGCAAGGCATGGGCGCCTCGAACCCGGTGGCCGACAACGCCACCGAGGCCGGCCGCGCGCAGAACCGCCGCGTCGAGATCTACCTGCGCGCGCCGCAACAGCCGCAGCAGTAA
- the apbC gene encoding iron-sulfur cluster carrier protein ApbC, with product MSIERATVDAALAALVDPNTGRPYAANKGIREVSIDGDTVSVSVVLGYPALSQHEDVRQRVATALAQVPGVRAARVAVSQDIVAHTVQRGVKLLPNVKNIVAVASGKGGVGKSTTAVNLALALSQEGASVGILDADIYGPSLPTMLGVHGRPDSPDDKSMNPLVGHGLQANSIGFLIDEDNPMVWRGPMATSALEQLLRQTNWQDLDYLIVDMPPGTGDIQLTLAQRVPVTGAVIVTTPQDIALLDAKKGLKMFEKVGIPILGIVENMSIHVCSNCGHEEHVFGAGGAARMAADYGVPVLGSLPLDIAIREQADSGTPTVAAAPDSAVAARYREIARQVAIAIAERAKDMSAKFPSIVVQNT from the coding sequence ATGAGTATTGAACGGGCCACTGTCGACGCCGCGCTCGCGGCGCTCGTCGACCCCAACACCGGCCGCCCCTACGCCGCCAACAAGGGCATTCGCGAGGTCTCGATCGACGGCGACACGGTTTCCGTCAGCGTGGTGCTCGGTTACCCGGCGCTCAGCCAGCACGAGGACGTGCGCCAGCGCGTGGCCACCGCGCTGGCCCAGGTGCCGGGCGTGCGCGCCGCGCGCGTGGCGGTCAGCCAGGACATCGTCGCCCATACCGTGCAGCGCGGCGTGAAGCTGCTGCCGAACGTGAAGAACATCGTGGCGGTGGCCTCGGGCAAGGGCGGCGTGGGCAAGAGCACCACCGCCGTCAACCTGGCGCTGGCGCTGTCGCAGGAAGGCGCCTCGGTGGGCATCCTCGACGCCGACATCTACGGCCCCTCGCTGCCGACCATGCTCGGCGTGCACGGCCGCCCCGACTCGCCCGACGACAAGTCCATGAACCCGCTGGTGGGCCACGGCCTGCAGGCCAACTCGATCGGCTTCCTGATCGACGAGGACAATCCGATGGTCTGGCGCGGGCCGATGGCGACCTCGGCGCTGGAACAGTTGCTGCGACAGACCAACTGGCAGGATCTGGACTACCTGATCGTCGACATGCCGCCGGGCACCGGCGACATCCAGCTCACGCTGGCGCAGCGCGTGCCGGTGACCGGCGCGGTGATCGTCACCACGCCGCAGGACATCGCCCTGCTCGACGCCAAGAAGGGCCTCAAGATGTTCGAGAAGGTGGGCATCCCGATCCTCGGCATCGTCGAGAACATGAGCATCCACGTCTGCTCGAACTGCGGGCACGAGGAACACGTGTTCGGCGCGGGGGGCGCGGCGCGCATGGCGGCCGACTACGGCGTGCCGGTGCTCGGCAGCCTGCCGCTGGACATCGCGATCCGCGAGCAGGCCGACAGCGGCACGCCGACCGTGGCCGCCGCGCCCGATTCCGCGGTGGCGGCGCGCTATCGCGAGATCGCGCGGCAGGTGGCGATCGCGATCGCCGAGCGCGCGAAGGACATGAGCGCGAAATTCCCCTCGATCGTGGTTCAAAATACGTAA
- a CDS encoding superoxide dismutase family protein has translation MKQRFDGTAGVTALAVLAATVLLNGCTSFASTHEKRADAMLQPTVGSQTRGAVSFVERPDGVQVTYNIVGLPPNSDHALQIHERGDCNAVDGSSAGPVFAPAADRLRAGARVAGDLGNLHADSTGVAAGFIVAPDLALDGVRSVLNRSVLIHRDASDPAFPQHGAGPGLACGVARQ, from the coding sequence ATGAAACAACGATTCGACGGGACGGCTGGCGTCACCGCGCTCGCCGTCCTGGCCGCGACGGTCCTGCTCAATGGCTGCACCTCCTTCGCGTCGACCCACGAGAAGCGCGCCGACGCGATGCTGCAGCCGACCGTCGGCAGCCAGACGCGCGGCGCCGTGAGCTTCGTCGAGCGCCCCGACGGGGTGCAGGTCACCTACAACATCGTCGGCCTGCCGCCCAACAGCGACCACGCGCTGCAGATCCACGAGCGCGGCGACTGCAACGCCGTGGACGGCTCCAGCGCCGGCCCGGTGTTCGCGCCCGCGGCCGACCGGCTGCGCGCCGGCGCGCGCGTGGCGGGCGACCTCGGCAACCTCCATGCCGATTCCACCGGCGTGGCGGCCGGCTTCATCGTGGCCCCCGACCTCGCGCTCGACGGCGTGCGCTCGGTGCTCAACCGCTCGGTCCTGATCCATCGCGACGCCAGCGACCCGGCCTTCCCCCAGCACGGCGCGGGGCCCGGCCTCGCCTGCGGCGTGGCGCGCCAATGA